A stretch of the Psychroserpens sp. Hel_I_66 genome encodes the following:
- a CDS encoding glyceraldehyde-3-phosphate dehydrogenase codes for MSLNGTYEKELAFQADRRRATVEFIKIVSDLWYDKSIELVLFRNQLIDRNVSEILNLHEYAGEFVQKPISIFDSVEIAQAIKTLDLPPAKLDIGKLTYEFHLEDQKYSNATGFVAQKLKDAKKNKINDPKDVVLYGFGRIGRLVARELMTKTGKGSQLRLRAIVTRGAIDATVLEKRASLLRNDSVHGDFSGTVVADVKNSALIINGTTVNIISANAPEDIDYTKYSINNALVIDNTGAFRDDKALARHLKSKGVNKVLLTAPGKGVPNIVHGVNQKEHDPDKVDIFSAASCTTNAITPILKAMEDSYGVKSGHLETIHAYTNDQNLVDNFHGKYRRGRAAALNMVITETGAGSAVTKALPSFEGKLTSNAIRVPVPNGSLAILNLELGKKTSVEGINTIMKKYALEGDLVEQIKYEMNDELVSSDIVGCSAPAIYDSKATIVRKDGKNAILYVWYDNEYGYSHQVIRLAKYIAKVRRFTYY; via the coding sequence ATGAGTTTGAACGGAACTTACGAAAAAGAACTCGCTTTTCAAGCCGATCGAAGAAGAGCTACAGTAGAATTTATTAAAATTGTTAGCGATCTTTGGTACGACAAATCAATTGAGCTGGTACTTTTTAGAAATCAATTAATTGACCGCAACGTAAGCGAAATCTTAAATCTTCACGAATATGCTGGAGAATTTGTACAAAAACCTATTTCAATATTCGATTCGGTAGAGATTGCGCAAGCCATTAAAACTCTTGACCTTCCTCCTGCCAAACTAGATATTGGAAAATTAACTTATGAGTTTCATTTAGAAGATCAAAAATATAGCAATGCTACCGGTTTTGTTGCCCAAAAACTTAAGGATGCTAAGAAGAATAAAATAAATGACCCAAAGGATGTTGTTCTTTATGGCTTCGGAAGAATTGGTCGTTTAGTGGCCAGAGAGTTAATGACTAAAACCGGAAAAGGCAGCCAATTACGATTGAGAGCTATTGTAACTCGCGGTGCGATTGACGCAACCGTTTTAGAGAAAAGAGCGTCATTGCTAAGAAACGATTCTGTTCATGGTGATTTCTCTGGTACTGTGGTTGCAGACGTAAAAAACAGTGCGCTCATTATCAATGGGACTACCGTAAATATCATTTCTGCAAACGCTCCCGAAGATATCGATTATACAAAATACAGCATCAACAATGCTTTGGTCATTGACAATACAGGTGCTTTTAGAGATGATAAGGCTTTGGCAAGACATTTGAAATCCAAAGGTGTAAATAAAGTATTGTTGACAGCTCCAGGCAAAGGCGTACCAAATATTGTGCATGGCGTCAATCAAAAAGAACACGATCCAGACAAGGTTGATATATTTTCGGCTGCATCATGTACCACAAATGCAATCACACCTATTTTAAAGGCGATGGAAGATTCTTATGGAGTTAAAAGCGGGCATTTAGAAACTATACATGCTTATACCAACGATCAAAATTTAGTAGATAATTTCCACGGAAAATACCGTCGTGGTAGAGCTGCTGCGCTTAATATGGTGATTACCGAAACTGGTGCAGGTAGCGCAGTCACCAAAGCGTTGCCATCTTTTGAAGGCAAGTTGACCTCGAATGCCATTAGAGTTCCCGTACCAAATGGATCTTTAGCAATTCTTAATTTGGAATTGGGTAAAAAGACTTCAGTAGAAGGCATCAACACCATTATGAAAAAATATGCGCTTGAAGGTGATTTGGTAGAGCAAATTAAATACGAAATGAATGATGAGCTGGTATCTAGCGATATTGTTGGGTGTTCTGCTCCTGCAATTTATGATAGTAAAGCAACAATTGTACGTAAAGATGGTAAAAATGCTATTTTATATGTATGGTATGATAATGAGTATGGCTATAGCCATCAAGTGATTAGATTGGCAAAATACATTGCTAAAGTAAGACGTTTTACTTACTACTAA
- a CDS encoding GNAT family N-acetyltransferase has protein sequence MIKNDSIIDMALQENQAIGFVQLYHFYSSVSMKSMYLLNDLFVNSKHHNKGIDETLVNRVKNSCKSLNNKGLSIQTAFNNPTQQLCEL, from the coding sequence ATGATTAAAAATGATTCTATCATTGATATGGCGCTTCAAGAAAATCAAGCAATCGGGTTTGTGCAATTATATCATTTCTATTCTTCAGTATCAATGAAATCAATGTATTTGCTCAACGATTTATTTGTAAATTCAAAACACCATAATAAAGGTATTGACGAAACTTTAGTTAATCGTGTTAAAAATTCATGCAAATCATTGAACAATAAAGGTTTATCCATACAAACAGCTTTTAATAACCCAACGCAACAACTATGTGAACTATAA
- a CDS encoding DUF2834 domain-containing protein has translation MKFKHLYLLLAILGFAYTWYFNIQFYLTETDTSITNFITLTKTTLPAQSIVADLSVVVITFLVWMIYESFKLKIPFWWVIIPLTFLVAIAFSFPLFLYMRANRLEKIEFEKSYN, from the coding sequence ATGAAATTTAAACACCTATACCTCCTACTTGCCATTTTAGGATTTGCTTATACATGGTATTTTAATATTCAGTTTTACCTAACGGAAACAGACACATCTATAACAAATTTTATTACCTTGACCAAAACAACACTTCCAGCGCAATCTATTGTTGCTGACTTATCTGTAGTCGTAATAACATTTTTAGTATGGATGATTTATGAATCTTTTAAATTGAAAATTCCATTTTGGTGGGTAATTATACCGCTAACGTTTTTGGTTGCTATTGCTTTCAGTTTCCCGTTGTTTTTATATATGAGAGCCAATCGTTTGGAAAAAATTGAGTTTGAAAAAAGTTACAATTAA
- the trmD gene encoding tRNA (guanosine(37)-N1)-methyltransferase TrmD encodes MRIDIITVLPELLKSPFEASILKRAIEANLVSVHFHNLRDFATGGYKAIDDTQFGGGAGMVMMVEPIDKCITKLKSERNYDEIIYMTPDGERLNQSIANQVSLKENIIILCGHYKGVDQRVRDKFITREISIGDYVLSGGELGAAVLCDAVIRLIPGVLGNETSALTDSFQDGLLAPPIYTKPREYDGMKVPEILFSGNFPEIEKWREEQAYLRTEKLRPDLLED; translated from the coding sequence ATGCGCATAGATATCATAACCGTTTTACCAGAATTGCTTAAGAGTCCTTTTGAAGCCTCTATCTTAAAACGAGCTATTGAAGCTAATTTGGTAAGTGTACATTTTCATAACCTTAGGGATTTTGCAACTGGTGGCTACAAAGCTATTGACGACACTCAGTTTGGCGGTGGCGCAGGCATGGTAATGATGGTAGAACCTATTGACAAATGCATTACCAAATTAAAAAGCGAGCGTAACTATGATGAGATCATTTATATGACTCCAGATGGTGAACGTCTGAACCAAAGTATTGCTAACCAAGTATCTTTAAAAGAAAATATTATTATTCTTTGTGGTCACTACAAGGGTGTAGACCAACGTGTTCGAGATAAATTTATAACACGGGAAATTTCTATTGGTGATTATGTATTGTCTGGTGGCGAATTAGGCGCTGCTGTGTTATGCGATGCTGTAATACGATTAATACCTGGCGTTTTGGGTAACGAAACCTCTGCATTGACCGATTCCTTTCAAGATGGATTGTTAGCTCCTCCTATCTATACAAAACCACGAGAATACGATGGAATGAAAGTTCCTGAGATTTTATTTAGCGGAAATTTTCCTGAAATTGAAAAATGGCGTGAAGAACAAGCCTATTTAAGGACTGAAAAACTCCGCCCAGATTTGCTTGAGGATTGA
- the rplS gene encoding 50S ribosomal protein L19, which produces MSSLVKFVQDEFVTKKDFPEFGAGDTITVYYEIREGEKVRTQFFRGVVLQVKGTGSSQTFTIRKMSGTVGVERIFPINLPALQKIEVNKKGKVRRARIFYFRGLTGKKARIKEVRR; this is translated from the coding sequence ATGAGTTCTTTAGTAAAATTTGTACAAGACGAATTTGTAACAAAAAAAGATTTTCCAGAATTTGGAGCAGGAGATACAATCACTGTTTACTACGAAATTAGAGAAGGAGAAAAAGTACGTACACAGTTCTTTAGAGGTGTTGTACTACAAGTAAAAGGAACAGGTAGTTCCCAAACATTTACCATTAGAAAAATGTCTGGTACCGTTGGTGTTGAGCGTATTTTTCCAATTAACTTACCAGCACTTCAAAAAATTGAAGTCAACAAAAAAGGTAAAGTTAGAAGAGCAAGAATCTTTTACTTTAGAGGTCTTACTGGTAAAAAAGCTAGAATCAAAGAAGTTAGAAGATAA
- a CDS encoding NADP-dependent isocitrate dehydrogenase yields MANTPTIIYTKTDEAPALATHSLLPIIKSFTKSSHINVESRDISLAGRILANFSDFLTESQRVPDALAELGELAKSPEANIIKLPNISASLPQLKDAIEELQEKGYKLPNYPDEPQNDDEKSIKTRYDKIKGSAVNPVLREGNSDRRAPKAVKNFAKMNPHSMGKWSADSKTHVATMSKGDFAHNEKSVTLEDPTTVKIVHTDGSGNKTVLKDGLNLLKGEIIDATVMSKKALVEFLEEQVEDALDKSVLFSLHMKATMMKVSDPIIFGHAVKVFFKDLFEKHGSAFEKIGVDVNNGFGGLLSKLGELPEDKRDEVREDIRFALDHGPDLAMVNSDRGITNLHVPSDVIIDASMPAMIRTSGKMWNADGKQQDTKAVIPDSSYAGIYTATINFCKKHGAFDPTTMGTVPNVGLMAQKAEEYGSHDKTFEIPTKGKVEVIDASEKVLTSHKVEQGDIWRMCQVKDAPIQDWVKLAVTRARASKTPAVFWLDKNRAHDAELIKKVNKYLPNHDTSGLDIKILSPIKATEFTLERIKDGKDTISVTGNVLRDYLTDLFPILELGTSAKMLSIVPLMNGGGLFETGAGGSAPKHVQQFTEENHLRWDSLGEYLALAVSLEHFGNVNNNKKAIILSEALDEATEKLLSNGKSPSRKVKELDNRGSHFYLSLFWAEALANQTKDEDLKHEFAEVFRDLQAHEVKIVKELNKVQGQLIDIGGYYEPNEDLVSKAMRPSDTLNKIIG; encoded by the coding sequence ATGGCAAATACTCCTACTATTATTTATACTAAAACAGATGAGGCACCAGCACTAGCAACGCATTCATTATTACCTATTATAAAGTCATTTACCAAATCGTCACATATAAATGTGGAAAGCAGAGATATTTCTTTAGCTGGACGTATTTTGGCAAATTTTTCTGATTTTTTAACAGAGTCACAACGCGTGCCAGATGCTTTAGCAGAATTAGGAGAGCTTGCAAAAAGTCCAGAGGCAAATATTATCAAATTACCAAATATTAGTGCTTCCCTTCCGCAGTTAAAAGACGCTATAGAAGAACTTCAAGAAAAAGGCTATAAATTGCCAAACTATCCTGACGAGCCACAAAATGATGATGAAAAATCTATTAAAACACGTTACGATAAAATTAAAGGTAGTGCGGTAAACCCTGTGTTGCGTGAAGGAAATTCCGATAGACGTGCGCCAAAAGCAGTTAAGAATTTTGCAAAAATGAATCCACATTCTATGGGTAAATGGTCTGCAGATTCTAAAACACACGTTGCCACTATGTCTAAAGGCGACTTTGCACACAACGAAAAATCTGTAACGCTAGAGGATCCAACTACAGTAAAAATTGTACATACCGATGGGTCTGGAAATAAAACCGTTTTAAAAGATGGATTAAATCTTTTAAAAGGTGAGATCATTGATGCTACAGTAATGAGCAAAAAAGCATTAGTTGAATTTTTAGAAGAACAAGTTGAAGATGCTTTAGATAAAAGTGTATTGTTTTCTTTACATATGAAAGCGACTATGATGAAAGTATCTGATCCAATCATTTTTGGACATGCGGTAAAAGTATTTTTCAAAGATCTTTTTGAAAAACATGGCAGTGCTTTTGAAAAAATTGGTGTTGATGTTAATAATGGTTTTGGAGGTCTTTTATCTAAATTAGGCGAATTACCAGAAGATAAACGAGACGAAGTTAGAGAAGATATAAGATTTGCATTAGACCATGGCCCAGATTTGGCAATGGTAAATAGTGATCGTGGTATTACAAACTTACACGTACCAAGTGATGTAATAATTGATGCTTCTATGCCAGCAATGATTCGTACTTCTGGTAAAATGTGGAATGCAGATGGAAAACAACAAGACACAAAAGCTGTAATTCCAGATAGTAGTTATGCAGGTATTTATACAGCAACAATTAACTTCTGTAAAAAACATGGCGCTTTTGACCCAACAACAATGGGAACTGTTCCTAATGTTGGACTTATGGCTCAAAAAGCAGAAGAATACGGTTCTCACGATAAAACTTTTGAAATTCCTACTAAAGGCAAAGTAGAAGTTATCGATGCGTCAGAAAAGGTGTTAACATCACATAAAGTTGAGCAAGGAGATATCTGGAGAATGTGTCAAGTAAAAGATGCACCAATTCAAGATTGGGTAAAATTAGCTGTCACTCGTGCAAGAGCATCCAAAACTCCTGCTGTTTTTTGGTTAGATAAAAACAGAGCTCACGATGCTGAGTTAATCAAAAAAGTGAATAAGTATTTACCAAATCACGATACTTCAGGTTTAGATATCAAAATTTTATCCCCTATAAAAGCGACTGAATTTACTTTAGAAAGAATCAAAGATGGCAAAGATACCATCTCTGTAACTGGTAATGTGTTGCGTGATTATCTTACAGATCTATTTCCAATATTAGAATTGGGAACCAGTGCAAAAATGTTATCAATCGTTCCTTTGATGAATGGAGGTGGCCTATTTGAAACTGGAGCTGGAGGTTCTGCACCAAAACACGTACAGCAATTTACCGAAGAGAATCACTTACGTTGGGATTCCCTTGGTGAATATTTAGCGCTTGCTGTATCTTTAGAGCACTTCGGAAATGTAAACAATAATAAAAAAGCAATCATTTTATCTGAAGCTTTAGATGAAGCAACAGAGAAATTATTGTCTAACGGAAAATCTCCATCTAGAAAAGTAAAAGAATTAGATAACAGAGGAAGTCACTTCTACTTATCGCTTTTCTGGGCAGAAGCACTAGCAAACCAAACCAAAGATGAAGATCTTAAACATGAATTTGCAGAAGTATTCAGAGACTTGCAAGCACATGAAGTTAAAATTGTCAAAGAGTTAAATAAAGTTCAAGGACAGTTAATAGATATTGGAGGCTATTACGAACCGAATGAAGATTTGGTTTCTAAAGCGATGAGACCAAGTGATACGTTGAATAAAATAATTGGTTAG
- a CDS encoding threonine/serine dehydratase → MTKEQLIACHNRIKPYIHNTPVLTSRLINTIVNADLYFKCENFQKMGSYKMRGATNAVMQLSEDQRSKGVVTHSSGNFAQALSLASQSLDVKATIVMPSNSPIVKKNAVKEYGGHIIECESTLEAREAASNAIVRDSGATFIHPSNDLDVILGQGTSCLELLFEQSDLDYVFCPIGGGGLIAGTALAAEYFGNNCEVIGSEPLEADDAYRSLKSGKIETNITANTIADGLRTQLGHHNFPIIQKHVKQIIRVTETEIIEGMRLIWERMKIIIEPSSAVAFAAVLKEKEQFKNKKIGIIISGGNVDVNNLPF, encoded by the coding sequence ATGACAAAAGAACAACTCATTGCTTGCCATAATAGAATCAAACCCTATATCCATAACACACCAGTCTTGACCTCAAGGCTTATAAATACCATTGTAAATGCAGATCTTTATTTTAAATGCGAGAATTTCCAAAAAATGGGATCTTACAAAATGCGAGGTGCTACAAATGCTGTAATGCAACTTAGCGAAGACCAGAGATCTAAAGGGGTTGTAACCCATTCATCTGGAAATTTTGCGCAAGCTTTATCTCTAGCATCACAAAGTTTAGATGTAAAAGCAACTATTGTTATGCCATCAAATTCTCCAATAGTGAAAAAAAATGCTGTCAAAGAATATGGAGGACATATTATTGAATGCGAATCTACTCTAGAAGCACGAGAAGCAGCTTCAAACGCCATAGTTCGTGATAGTGGTGCAACATTTATTCATCCGTCAAATGATCTGGATGTTATTTTAGGACAAGGGACGTCTTGCTTAGAATTACTTTTCGAACAATCAGATCTCGATTATGTATTTTGTCCAATTGGTGGTGGCGGACTCATTGCTGGTACTGCTTTAGCTGCGGAATATTTTGGTAATAATTGTGAAGTAATTGGTAGTGAACCTCTAGAAGCAGATGATGCTTATCGTTCTCTAAAAAGCGGAAAAATTGAAACCAACATAACAGCAAACACTATTGCAGATGGCTTACGAACACAATTAGGCCATCATAATTTTCCAATTATTCAAAAACACGTCAAGCAAATTATTAGAGTAACCGAAACTGAAATAATTGAAGGCATGCGATTAATTTGGGAACGGATGAAAATCATTATCGAACCCTCAAGTGCTGTAGCTTTTGCTGCTGTTTTAAAAGAAAAAGAACAATTCAAAAATAAAAAAATTGGCATTATTATTTCTGGCGGAAATGTAGATGTCAATAATTTACCCTTTTAA
- a CDS encoding TonB-dependent receptor — MLSFKKSLLFIVFLAVNFAFAQEKFTLSGTVTDANSNETLIGVNVIFPDLQTGTNTNEYGFYSISLPKGDYKVQISYLGYTTITENISFSEDKTINYKLVESSQSLDEVVIKQDVEKLNIKKPQMSVNALSINTIKQMPVVLGEVDVIKSITLLPGVTNAGEGSSGFNVRGGAVDQNLILLDEATIFNSSHLFGFFSVFNPDAIKDIKLYKGGIPAKYGGRVSSVLDIYQKDGNSNEFHMNGGIGIVSSRLLAEGPIKKGKGSFLFGGRSSYAHLFLPLFDIDNIAYFYDLNTKLSYRFNDRNSVFLSGYFGRDVFNISDSFENTYGNTVLNFRWNHLFSDKLFSNMSLIYSDYYYGLNLNFVEFDWDSGIQNFNFKYDLKHYITNNFKLEYGVNSIYYKFNPGDIKPSSETSGINPFKLIDKYAFENAVYMDAEHNISDKLALSYGMRLSSFLRLGQDELNVYENDNPLIFNEQLQIYEKAEPIATENFRRKDIIKSFANLEPRFSLAYQLNDNSSVKASYNRMTQYLHLLSNTSSPTPLDVWTPSGKYVKPQLLDQVAVGYFRTFKDNLYSLEVESFYKTIKNRIDYTDGANLIANNAIEQVILNGRARAYGLEVLFKKNEGKFKGWFAYTLSKSEQQTEGRTPAETGINNGEWYNTGFDKTHDISITTSYDLNKKWTFGSNFLFQTGQPTTFPNGQYEYNGITIPNYESRNSSRLPAYHRIDISATYNPNPDSQKRLKGEWVFGIYNLYNRRNAASISFGENRMTGRNDATRLAIFGIIPSVSYNFKF, encoded by the coding sequence ATGTTATCATTCAAAAAAAGCCTCTTATTTATAGTTTTCTTAGCTGTTAATTTTGCTTTTGCTCAAGAAAAATTCACCTTAAGTGGCACAGTTACTGATGCCAATAGTAACGAAACCCTCATTGGCGTAAATGTCATTTTTCCAGATTTACAAACAGGAACCAATACAAATGAATATGGCTTCTACTCTATTTCTCTACCAAAAGGGGACTATAAAGTTCAAATTAGCTATTTAGGTTATACGACTATTACTGAAAATATATCCTTTTCCGAAGATAAAACCATCAATTACAAACTTGTTGAATCTTCCCAAAGTCTTGACGAAGTCGTAATCAAACAAGATGTTGAAAAGCTCAATATAAAGAAGCCTCAAATGAGTGTCAACGCGCTTTCTATAAACACCATCAAACAAATGCCTGTGGTCTTGGGTGAGGTGGATGTGATTAAATCGATTACACTACTTCCTGGTGTTACCAATGCTGGTGAGGGTTCTTCTGGATTTAATGTGAGAGGTGGCGCGGTTGATCAAAACCTGATTTTATTGGATGAGGCAACGATTTTTAATTCGTCACATCTTTTTGGGTTCTTTTCTGTATTTAATCCAGATGCCATAAAAGACATTAAATTGTATAAAGGTGGGATTCCCGCAAAATATGGTGGACGCGTATCATCGGTTTTGGATATTTACCAAAAAGATGGAAACAGTAACGAATTTCACATGAATGGTGGGATTGGCATTGTATCGAGCAGATTACTCGCTGAAGGTCCAATCAAAAAAGGAAAAGGCTCTTTTTTATTTGGCGGTCGAAGTAGTTATGCGCATTTATTCCTTCCTCTTTTTGATATTGATAATATTGCTTATTTCTATGATCTAAACACCAAATTGAGTTATAGATTTAATGATAGAAATAGTGTTTTTCTTTCGGGTTACTTCGGAAGGGATGTATTTAATATTTCAGATAGTTTTGAAAATACTTACGGAAATACGGTGTTAAACTTTAGATGGAATCACTTGTTTTCAGACAAGTTATTTTCTAACATGTCTTTAATATACTCCGATTACTACTACGGTCTAAATTTAAATTTTGTTGAGTTTGATTGGGATTCTGGAATTCAAAATTTCAATTTCAAGTATGACTTAAAACACTATATCACTAATAATTTCAAGTTAGAATATGGAGTAAATAGTATTTATTACAAATTTAATCCTGGAGATATAAAGCCATCCAGCGAAACTTCAGGAATAAATCCTTTTAAATTAATTGATAAGTATGCATTTGAAAATGCAGTTTATATGGATGCAGAGCATAATATTTCAGATAAACTGGCATTATCGTATGGCATGCGATTGAGTTCCTTTTTAAGATTGGGTCAAGATGAGCTCAATGTTTACGAAAATGATAATCCGTTAATTTTCAATGAACAGCTTCAAATCTATGAAAAAGCAGAGCCTATTGCGACGGAGAATTTCCGAAGAAAAGATATAATTAAATCCTTTGCCAACTTAGAACCTCGATTCTCACTTGCATATCAATTAAATGATAACTCATCTGTAAAAGCAAGTTATAATAGAATGACGCAGTATTTACATTTATTATCAAATACGTCTTCACCAACTCCTCTTGATGTTTGGACGCCTAGCGGTAAATATGTAAAACCACAATTATTAGATCAAGTTGCTGTTGGTTATTTTAGAACGTTTAAAGATAATTTATACTCTCTGGAAGTAGAAAGTTTCTATAAAACCATTAAAAACAGAATCGATTATACCGATGGTGCGAACCTAATCGCCAATAATGCCATTGAACAGGTTATTTTAAATGGAAGAGCCCGAGCATATGGCCTGGAAGTTCTATTCAAAAAAAATGAAGGTAAATTTAAAGGCTGGTTTGCATATACCTTATCAAAATCTGAACAACAAACCGAAGGAAGAACACCTGCAGAAACAGGAATTAATAATGGCGAATGGTACAATACTGGATTTGACAAAACGCACGATATTTCTATAACTACTAGTTATGATTTAAATAAAAAATGGACATTTGGTAGTAATTTCCTGTTTCAAACCGGTCAGCCAACTACATTTCCAAACGGGCAATATGAATATAACGGAATCACAATTCCTAACTACGAATCCAGAAATTCAAGTAGGTTACCCGCTTATCATAGAATAGATATTTCAGCCACATACAATCCAAATCCAGATTCTCAAAAACGTTTGAAAGGTGAATGGGTCTTCGGGATTTATAATCTTTATAATAGAAGAAATGCTGCATCAATCTCCTTTGGGGAAAACCGTATGACAGGAAGAAATGATGCGACTAGATTGGCGATATTTGGGATAATTCCTTCAGTATCTTATAATTTTAAATTTTAA
- a CDS encoding DUF4249 domain-containing protein, giving the protein MKKYVYILLVFFTFSCEDVIDVDLNNAEPKLVIDASINWFKGTAGNEQQIKLTLSAPYFNDEVPPANGAQVSITKASDDVFIFTEDASTGIYKNNIFIPQINESYTLEIIYQGETYTATETLKSVVDIDYVEQNDEGGFTGEETELKAFYTDPANEENFYFFEFISDIPEIPSLEVYEDRFTDGNQIFGFYTEEELAIGDQVTIRNYGVSEQFYEFMFILLQQNSEEGGGPFETQPATVRGNCINETNPENFPFGYFRLSEVAELIYTVE; this is encoded by the coding sequence ATGAAAAAATATGTATATATATTATTGGTGTTTTTTACATTTTCATGTGAAGATGTTATAGACGTCGATCTCAATAATGCAGAACCAAAGTTGGTTATTGATGCATCAATAAACTGGTTTAAGGGTACTGCTGGTAATGAACAACAAATAAAATTAACCCTATCTGCTCCCTATTTTAATGACGAGGTTCCTCCAGCAAATGGAGCTCAAGTGAGCATTACAAAAGCAAGCGATGATGTTTTTATATTTACCGAAGATGCATCGACTGGGATTTATAAAAACAACATTTTTATTCCGCAAATTAACGAAAGTTACACCTTAGAAATCATCTACCAAGGAGAAACCTACACAGCTACCGAAACTTTAAAATCTGTAGTTGATATCGATTATGTAGAGCAAAACGATGAAGGCGGATTCACAGGAGAAGAAACAGAGCTCAAAGCCTTTTACACCGATCCTGCTAATGAAGAAAATTTCTATTTCTTTGAATTCATAAGTGATATTCCAGAAATACCAAGCCTTGAAGTTTATGAAGACCGATTTACAGATGGCAATCAAATTTTTGGATTCTACACCGAAGAAGAACTGGCAATCGGAGATCAAGTCACCATAAGAAATTATGGAGTTTCTGAGCAGTTTTATGAGTTTATGTTCATTTTACTTCAGCAAAATTCCGAAGAAGGAGGTGGTCCATTTGAAACCCAACCTGCGACTGTTCGAGGTAATTGCATCAATGAAACAAATCCAGAAAATTTCCCTTTTGGGTATTTTAGATTATCAGAAGTAGCAGAGTTAATATATACCGTAGAGTAA
- the murQ gene encoding N-acetylmuramic acid 6-phosphate etherase: MTFTKTTEQDSNYNHLEKMTINELLTNINSEDQSVPLAVEKVIPQIEKLVDQIVVKLKTGGRLFYIGAGTSGRLGILDASECPPTFGVSHNMVVGLIAGGDKAIRKAVEFAEDSTTQGWKDLEEYNMTSNDVVIGIAASGTTPYVISALEKCNSNNIITGCITCNQNSPLSNVSIYPIEVVVGPEFVTGSSRMKAGTAQKLVLNMISTATMIKLNKVKGNKMVDMQLSNHKLVERGIKMLSKELNITEVEAKHLLEKYKNVRTAIQNYKHAN; this comes from the coding sequence ATGACATTCACAAAAACTACCGAGCAAGATTCAAATTACAATCATTTAGAAAAAATGACTATAAATGAATTATTAACCAATATAAACAGCGAAGATCAATCTGTCCCATTAGCTGTAGAAAAAGTTATTCCGCAAATTGAAAAATTAGTAGATCAAATAGTTGTTAAATTAAAAACTGGAGGTCGCTTATTCTATATTGGTGCTGGCACTAGTGGTCGTTTGGGTATTTTAGACGCTTCAGAATGTCCACCAACTTTTGGTGTGTCTCACAATATGGTCGTCGGTCTCATAGCTGGTGGTGATAAAGCCATTAGAAAAGCTGTCGAATTTGCAGAAGATTCAACGACTCAAGGGTGGAAAGATTTAGAAGAATACAATATGACTTCAAACGATGTTGTTATTGGTATTGCTGCGTCAGGCACAACACCATACGTGATTTCTGCATTAGAAAAATGTAATTCAAATAATATCATTACAGGTTGTATCACGTGTAATCAAAATAGTCCTTTATCAAACGTCTCAATATATCCTATAGAAGTTGTGGTGGGTCCAGAGTTTGTAACAGGAAGTTCAAGAATGAAAGCAGGTACCGCACAAAAATTAGTTTTGAATATGATTTCAACAGCTACCATGATTAAGCTCAATAAAGTAAAAGGAAATAAAATGGTAGACATGCAATTGAGTAATCACAAGCTGGTAGAAAGAGGAATTAAAATGCTTTCCAAAGAATTAAATATAACTGAAGTAGAGGCTAAACATTTACTAGAAAAATACAAAAACGTAAGAACAGCTATTCAAAATTATAAGCATGCAAACTGA
- a CDS encoding DUF6095 family protein, whose amino-acid sequence MQTETKRTNKEVLAKGIKTMGLTLVLMFLGPILFYIGLSNPDKPLYIPILLVAGILCFLSIYFAFKGLKTIMDSMFKK is encoded by the coding sequence ATGCAAACTGAAACAAAACGAACCAATAAAGAGGTCTTAGCAAAAGGAATTAAGACCATGGGACTAACACTTGTACTTATGTTTCTTGGGCCTATCCTGTTCTATATTGGATTAAGCAATCCCGACAAACCCTTGTACATACCCATTCTCCTTGTAGCTGGCATACTATGCTTTCTTTCTATTTACTTTGCTTTTAAAGGCTTAAAAACCATAATGGATAGCATGTTTAAAAAGTAA